The segment ACGCTATGGTTGATCAGGCGTAGGGAAAAAATGTCGGGCACCCAGTTCACTGCGATGCACTTGTCGAGCAGTTTGAAATAGACGTCGCTGATGACTTGCGAGCCTCCCAGTGGCGTCACCAGGTAGACCGTGCGGATGCCATGCTGGGCGACGATGCCGTCCAAATCGCTGATATGCCCCAGCACCGGCAGGCGCTGCTTGCCGTGCTCGACGTCGTCGCCGAGCGGCGCGGCTTCTGCGGTCAACACGCAGCCTACCACCCGTTCCCCGAACCAGGGGTTGCTGCTGATTTTCTGATAGAGGAAATTAGCCAGGTCACCGTCGCCGATGATCAGGGCGTTCTCAAGGCGAGCGTGGGCGGTAAAGCGTTTTTGCAGTTCACGCACGGCAACATGCAGAAACAGCTGGGCGATGTAGCCGATAACGAACAATTCCACCACCAACAGCCGTGAATAGGTTTCGCTCTGCTTGGTCAGAAAGGCCATGACCACCAGAAAGCAGAACGTTGCCGACCATGCCTTGAACAGCCGGAACGCCTTGATCGACAGCCCGACGTTGGTGCGATAGATGGCGTAGTGATCGTAGATGACCGCCAGTGCCCCGATCAGCAACAGCAACATGATGACGTAGTCGGACGTGATGTAGCCGAACTGGTCGTAGATCAGGTACCAGGCAATGCCGGTCACCGCCACGCCATCCAGACCGGCTTGCACGGCGTTGCTGACGCTGCTTCTGCGCTGAAGCAAAGACCGGCTGCTTCGGGGTTCGAACACCATTTCAGACCTCATCGATGGGTACATGGCCAGGGCCTGTAATCGCCCTTTGATACTGAAGGACAGCGTTGGCGAAACCGGTACAGCAGCAGGCGCGCGCGGGTGTCTGTAGCGGTGATATCACTGTAGCAGCCCGTCCTTGGCTGCGCGGTAACTTCGGGCGACCGCGCCATGTCGTCAGCCGCCAGGATGCAGCGCTCGCCCTGCCCGGGCGAACCGCCGGGCGCGTAACAGGAACAGCGGGTTGCCCACCACGTAGCGCATGAACAGCCGCCGGGGCTCGCACAGCAAGCGGTACAGCCACTCTGCACCCAGCCGCCTGACCCAGGCCGGTGCGCGATGGACCTTGCCGCCCATGAAGTCCAACACGGCGCCGCCGCAAACGATCGTGCACACAAGGCCCGTGCCTTTGAGCGCAGCCGCCACGGCCTCCTGCTTGGGCATGCCCATGCCTAGCAGGATCAGATCCGGCCGATGCTCGGTCGCCAGGTGCAGGTACGTCGACACGTCGGCGAAGCCGTCATGCACCGAAACCGGCGTGACGCCATAGGTGGCAACGCAGCACTGAACAGCCTGCCCCAGATAAGGCTGGCGGGTGCCCCAGAAGGCCACGCGGCGGCCTGCGTAGGCGTGCACCAGCCGAGGAATGAAATCCGTCCCGTTCATGTTCAACCCTGGCGCCAACCCCAGCTGACGGTACAGCATCGCCATGCCCGAGCCATCGCGCAGCAGCACATCGGCGCCCAGCAGCGC is part of the Pseudomonas parafulva genome and harbors:
- a CDS encoding WecB/TagA/CpsF family glycosyltransferase encodes the protein MAAKQWPARWHAVIDQLQVVEDSEAAERLLHALAAPVAPTVLGFVNAHAMNLIVRDDAYGEALLGADVLLRDGSGMAMLYRQLGLAPGLNMNGTDFIPRLVHAYAGRRVAFWGTRQPYLGQAVQCCVATYGVTPVSVHDGFADVSTYLHLATEHRPDLILLGMGMPKQEAVAAALKGTGLVCTIVCGGAVLDFMGGKVHRAPAWVRRLGAEWLYRLLCEPRRLFMRYVVGNPLFLLRARRFARAGRALHPGG
- a CDS encoding undecaprenyl-phosphate glucose phosphotransferase, which produces MVFEPRSSRSLLQRRSSVSNAVQAGLDGVAVTGIAWYLIYDQFGYITSDYVIMLLLLIGALAVIYDHYAIYRTNVGLSIKAFRLFKAWSATFCFLVVMAFLTKQSETYSRLLVVELFVIGYIAQLFLHVAVRELQKRFTAHARLENALIIGDGDLANFLYQKISSNPWFGERVVGCVLTAEAAPLGDDVEHGKQRLPVLGHISDLDGIVAQHGIRTVYLVTPLGGSQVISDVYFKLLDKCIAVNWVPDIFSLRLINHSVREIAGIPVLTLSETPLTGMSLFLKNLEDRVLAALILLCASPVLLAVALAIKLDSPGPVFFRQERTGWTGESFRIWKFRSMHVHQPEAGQIKQAQKNDPRLTRVGAFIRRTSLDELPQLFNVLTGEMSLVGPRPHALQHDTLYSQDIVDYFARHNIKPGMTGLAQVRGFRGETKDIEQMIQRVDSDIEYINNWSLWLDFVILVRTLNAFTGKQAY